CGAACATCATCAGCGCGGGCCACCAGAACCGGTCGACCGACTCCTGCACCATCGCGCGCTGGGCGTCGGTGCCGCGCATCATGGTCGCGAGCAGCTCGTAGCCCTGGCGCTGGTGGAAGGACTCCTCCTTGCAGACCCGGATCATCGCGCGGCCGTAGGGACCGTAGGAGGTGCGGCACAGCGGCACCTGGTTGCAGATCGCAGCACCGTCGACGAGCCAGCCGATGGTGCCGACGTCGGCGTAGGACAGCGTCGGGTAGTTGAAGATCGAGGAGTACTTCTGCTTGCCGGCGATCAGCAGCTCGGTGAGCTCGAGCCGGGAGACGCCGAGGGTCTCGGCCGCGGAGTAGAGGTAGAGCCCGTGCCCGGCCTCGTCCTGGACCTTCGCCAGCAAGATGGCCTTGCGGCGCAGGCTGGGCGCGCGGGTGATCCAGTTGCCCTCCGGCTGCATGCCGATGATCTCGCTGTGCGCGTGCTGGGCGATCTGCCGCACGAGCGTCCTGCGGTAGCCCTCCGGCATCCAGTCGCGCGGCTCGATCCGCTCGTTGCGTGCGACGGTGGCCTCGAAGTGGGCCTGGAGGGCCTCGTCGGGAGCGGTCTCCGTGATCGTCATGCGTCCTCCGCTGGTGGGGTCCGACACCATTTACTGACCGATCGGTCTGCTATTAGTGTGTCACCAGTCACTGTGGCACGCAAAGCACCGCCTGCACACCGCCCACGACCCAGGGAGACCCCGTGACCCGTCTGCTCGAGAGCTACGCCGCCGGCCGCTGGTGGTCCTCCTCCTCGGAGGGCGATCCGCTGCTCGACGCGGCCACGGGCGAGGAGGTCGCCCGGATCTCCAGCGCCGGGCTCGACATCGGCGCGATGACCCACCACGCACGCACCGTGGGCGGGCCCGCGATCCGGTCGATGACCTTCCACGAGCGGGCGCTGCTGCTCAAGGAGCTCGCGGCCCACCTCACCGGCCTCAAGGACGAGCTCTACGAGGTGTCGCTGCGCACCGGCGCGACGCGGCGCGACTCGATGATCGATGTCGACGGCGGCTTCGCCACGTTGTTCAGCTATTCGTCCAAGAGCCGCCGCGAGCTGCCCAACGACGTCGTGGTCTGCGACGGCGACCTCGAGCAGCTCGGGCGCACCGGTGTCTTCATGGGCCAGCACGTCTACACCTCCCGCCCCGGCGTCGCGGTCCAGGTCAACGCGTTCAACTTCCCCGTCTGGGGCATGCTCGAGAAGCTCGCCCCGGCCTTCGTCGCCGGTCTGCCGTCGATCGTCAAGCCGGCCAGCCAGACGGCCTACCTCACCGAGCTCGTCGTGCGCCGGATCATCGAGTCCGGCATCCTGCCCGAGGGCTCGCTCCAGCTGCTGTCCGGCTCGGCCGGCGACCTGCTCGACCACCTCGGGGTCCAGGACTCGGTCGCCTTCACCGGCTCGGCCCACACCGCGGGCATCCTGCGCCAGCACCCGTCGGTGCTGCACGGGGGCGTGACGCTCCAGGTCGAGGCCGACTCGCTCAACTGCTCCGTCCTCGGGCCCGACGTCGCCGCCGGCGACCCGGAGTGGGACCTCTTCGTCAGGGGCGTCGTCACCGAGATGACCGCCAAGGCCGGCCAGAAGTGCACCGCGATCCGCCGGGTGATCGTGCCCGCCGCGGTGGCCGACGACCTGACCGAGGCGATCCGCGCGAGGCTCGCCACGATCACCGTCGGCGACCCCGGCGACGAGTCGGTCCGGATGGGCCCGCTGGCCTCGCTGGGCCAGCGCGAGGAGGTCCGCAAGGCCGTCGAGGCGCTCCGCTCGTCGGCCGACGTCGTGCTGGGCGACCCCACGGCGACCTCCGGCTTCCTCGGCGACGGCGAGCGTGGCGCGTTCATGGCGCCGGTCCTGCTGCGCGCCCGCGCCGGCGCGGTCGAGCCGCACGACGTCGAGCCGTTCGGACCGGTGTCGACGGTGATGTCCTACGACACCCTCGACGAGGCCGTCGACCTCGCCGCACGCGGCAAGGGTTCCCTGGCCGGCTCGGTCGTCACCCACGACCCGAGCGTCGCGCGCGCGCTCGTCCTCGGCCTCGCGCCGTGGCACGGCCGCATCCTCGTGCTCGACCGCGACGCCGCGCCGGAGTCCACCGGCCACGGCTCCCCCCTGCCGATGCTGGTGCACGGCGGTCCCGGCCGCGCCGGCGGCGGCGAGGAGCTCGGAGGTGTGCGGGGCGTGCTGCACCACATGCAGCGCTCGGCGATCCAGGGCTCCCCCGACATGCTGACCGCCGTGACCGGCCGCTGGACCCGCGGGTCGCAGCGCACGCTGACGCCCGAGCACCCCTTCCGTCACTCGCTCGCGACGCTGCGCGTCGGCGACACCGTCGCCACGGAGCCGCGGGTCATCACCCTGAAGGACATCGACCACTTCGCGGAGTTCACCGGCGACACCTTCTACGCCCACACCGATCCCGAGGCGGCCGCGCAGAACCCGCTGTTCGGCGGGATCGTCGCCCACGGCTACCTCATCGTGTCGATGGCCGCGGGCCTCTTCGTCGACCCGGCCCCGGGCCCGGTGCTGGCCAACTTCGGCGTCGACAACCTGCGGTTCCTGACCCCCGTCAAGGCTGGTGACTCGATCCGCGTCACCCTCACCGTCAAGCAGGTCACGCCGCGCTCGTCGGCCGACTACGGCGAGGTGCGCTGGGACGCGCTGGTCACCAACGGCGACGACGAGCCGGTCGCGACCTACGACGTGCTGACGCTGGTCGCCAAGCACGACGACCAGCAGGACGACCAGCAGGACGACCGGCAGGCCTGAGCGGCCGCGCTACGGTGCGAGGCATGGCGAAGAAGTCCTGGGCCGACATGACGCCCACCCAGAAGA
This region of Nocardioides palaemonis genomic DNA includes:
- the paaA gene encoding 1,2-phenylacetyl-CoA epoxidase subunit PaaA; this encodes MTITETAPDEALQAHFEATVARNERIEPRDWMPEGYRRTLVRQIAQHAHSEIIGMQPEGNWITRAPSLRRKAILLAKVQDEAGHGLYLYSAAETLGVSRLELTELLIAGKQKYSSIFNYPTLSYADVGTIGWLVDGAAICNQVPLCRTSYGPYGRAMIRVCKEESFHQRQGYELLATMMRGTDAQRAMVQESVDRFWWPALMMFGPPDDASPNTAQSMAWGIKRHTNDELRQKFVDMSVPQAEALGVTLPDPELRWNEERGHHDFGQPDWEEFMEGVKGNGPCNAQRMAHRRRAHEDGAWVREAATAYARKQAGKQASA
- the paaZ gene encoding phenylacetic acid degradation bifunctional protein PaaZ, producing the protein MTRLLESYAAGRWWSSSSEGDPLLDAATGEEVARISSAGLDIGAMTHHARTVGGPAIRSMTFHERALLLKELAAHLTGLKDELYEVSLRTGATRRDSMIDVDGGFATLFSYSSKSRRELPNDVVVCDGDLEQLGRTGVFMGQHVYTSRPGVAVQVNAFNFPVWGMLEKLAPAFVAGLPSIVKPASQTAYLTELVVRRIIESGILPEGSLQLLSGSAGDLLDHLGVQDSVAFTGSAHTAGILRQHPSVLHGGVTLQVEADSLNCSVLGPDVAAGDPEWDLFVRGVVTEMTAKAGQKCTAIRRVIVPAAVADDLTEAIRARLATITVGDPGDESVRMGPLASLGQREEVRKAVEALRSSADVVLGDPTATSGFLGDGERGAFMAPVLLRARAGAVEPHDVEPFGPVSTVMSYDTLDEAVDLAARGKGSLAGSVVTHDPSVARALVLGLAPWHGRILVLDRDAAPESTGHGSPLPMLVHGGPGRAGGGEELGGVRGVLHHMQRSAIQGSPDMLTAVTGRWTRGSQRTLTPEHPFRHSLATLRVGDTVATEPRVITLKDIDHFAEFTGDTFYAHTDPEAAAQNPLFGGIVAHGYLIVSMAAGLFVDPAPGPVLANFGVDNLRFLTPVKAGDSIRVTLTVKQVTPRSSADYGEVRWDALVTNGDDEPVATYDVLTLVAKHDDQQDDQQDDRQA